The following are from one region of the Deinococcus radiopugnans ATCC 19172 genome:
- a CDS encoding ABC transporter ATP-binding protein, with protein sequence MTAPQGQELLIENLAAGYGKIQVLWDVSVRVGPGEFVAMIGANGAGKTTTLRAVSGVVRASGGRIRLGGQDITRATPSQIVALGLGHVPEGRELFGLMTVRENLELGAAMRPEARAKQAQTLEHVYSLFPRLAERAGQLAGTLSGGEQQMVAVGRALMGRPSVLVVDEPSLGLSPLMTQTVFGALKAVHAEGVSVLLVEQNVGLSLKLAQRAYVLENGEVVKEGTGEALLADPSVREAYLAL encoded by the coding sequence ATGACTGCCCCCCAGGGTCAGGAACTCCTGATCGAGAATCTCGCCGCCGGTTACGGCAAGATTCAGGTCTTGTGGGACGTCAGCGTGCGCGTCGGGCCGGGGGAGTTCGTCGCCATGATCGGGGCCAACGGGGCGGGCAAGACCACCACGCTGCGGGCGGTCAGCGGCGTGGTGCGGGCAAGCGGCGGCCGCATTCGCCTGGGCGGGCAGGACATCACCCGCGCCACGCCGTCGCAGATCGTGGCGCTGGGGCTGGGCCACGTCCCGGAGGGCCGCGAATTGTTCGGCCTGATGACCGTGCGCGAGAACCTGGAACTGGGCGCGGCCATGCGCCCCGAGGCCCGCGCGAAACAGGCACAGACCCTCGAACACGTCTATTCCCTCTTCCCCCGTCTGGCCGAGCGCGCTGGACAACTGGCCGGAACCCTCTCGGGCGGCGAGCAGCAGATGGTGGCGGTGGGCCGCGCGCTGATGGGCCGTCCCAGCGTGCTGGTGGTGGACGAACCCAGCCTGGGCCTCTCGCCGCTGATGACCCAGACCGTCTTCGGGGCGCTGAAAGCCGTCCATGCCGAGGGCGTCAGCGTGCTGCTGGTGGAGCAGAACGTGGGCCTGAGCCTGAAACTGGCGCAGCGGGCCTACGTGCTGGAAAACGGAGAGGTGGTTAAGGAGGGCACGGGCGAGGCGCTGCTGGCGGATCCGAGCGTGCGGGAAGCGTATCTGGCGCTGTAG
- a CDS encoding ABC transporter ATP-binding protein — translation MTGQVVLRADGLSKRFGGLQAVQGVTFDHHDGEILAVIGPNGAGKTTLLNLLSGVYRPSSGRLELLGEDVTHKPMEHRCHAGLGRAFQVVRPFPEMTVHENVTVGALFGQPGTTLPQARERAYDLLERTGLADQAARAAHELTLLQDKRMEIARALATNPRVLLLDEVMAGLRPGEAAEAVELVRGVRADGVSVLFIEHIMPVVRDLADRVVVMDQGQVIAHGTYREVTAHPQVVAAYLGTEEGLGA, via the coding sequence ATGACGGGTCAGGTTGTCCTGCGGGCCGACGGCCTGAGCAAGCGCTTCGGTGGCCTCCAGGCCGTCCAGGGCGTCACCTTTGACCACCACGACGGCGAGATTCTGGCCGTGATCGGGCCGAATGGGGCGGGCAAGACCACCCTCCTCAACCTGCTGTCGGGGGTGTACCGGCCCAGTTCGGGGCGGCTGGAATTGCTGGGCGAGGACGTAACGCATAAGCCGATGGAACACCGCTGCCACGCCGGGCTGGGCCGCGCCTTTCAGGTGGTGCGCCCCTTCCCCGAGATGACCGTTCACGAGAACGTGACGGTGGGCGCGCTGTTCGGGCAGCCCGGCACCACCTTGCCGCAGGCCCGCGAACGCGCCTATGACCTGCTGGAGCGCACCGGCCTGGCCGATCAGGCCGCCCGCGCCGCCCACGAGCTGACCCTGCTGCAAGACAAGCGCATGGAAATCGCCCGCGCCCTGGCGACAAACCCCCGCGTCCTACTGCTCGACGAGGTGATGGCCGGTCTGCGCCCCGGCGAGGCGGCGGAGGCGGTGGAGCTGGTGCGCGGCGTGCGCGCCGATGGCGTCAGCGTGCTGTTCATCGAACACATCATGCCGGTGGTGCGTGATCTGGCCGACCGCGTGGTGGTCATGGATCAGGGGCAGGTGATCGCCCACGGCACCTACCGCGAGGTCACCGCGCACCCGCAGGTGGTGGCGGCATATCTGGGCACGGAAGAGGGGCTGGGAGCGTGA
- a CDS encoding branched-chain amino acid ABC transporter permease, whose amino-acid sequence MRADRMGTPASKRQAARRPDITGVALVPLAIFFVLALIFPFLPLGDRGAFLLQIGFFTLVAGIMALSWDILARSGQVSLAHAAFYGLGAYGYALLLKGGLAWPLAMPLAALGAGVVSLVLGAVTMRLSGMYFAIATLAFTEVVRTIIQNLPEDVAGGANGLLVPALLGGNPRGQYLLALALLALTAAVSLAVRVGRLHHAFAAIRQGEETARVLGVSTVRYKLAAFFISSTLAALAGVLYAGKTFFISPLDTFSLANSIAPLTTSIFGGLYTTLGPILGATVLRVAEEALHNVVKNGYLVVYGLVLMLSILWLPRGLMGLFRRGRHGGDV is encoded by the coding sequence ATGAGGGCAGACCGCATGGGCACGCCCGCCTCCAAACGGCAGGCGGCGCGCAGGCCGGACATTACCGGCGTGGCGCTGGTGCCGCTGGCGATTTTCTTCGTGCTAGCACTAATTTTCCCCTTTCTGCCGCTGGGAGATCGGGGCGCATTCCTGCTGCAAATCGGCTTTTTCACGCTGGTGGCCGGCATTATGGCGCTGTCGTGGGACATCCTAGCGCGCAGCGGGCAGGTCAGCCTGGCGCACGCGGCGTTTTACGGGCTGGGCGCTTACGGCTACGCGCTGTTGCTGAAGGGGGGGCTGGCCTGGCCGCTGGCGATGCCCCTGGCGGCGCTGGGCGCGGGGGTGGTCAGCCTGGTGCTGGGCGCGGTCACCATGCGCCTGAGCGGCATGTACTTCGCCATCGCCACTCTGGCCTTCACGGAAGTGGTGCGGACGATCATCCAGAACCTGCCGGAAGACGTGGCCGGCGGCGCGAACGGCCTGCTGGTGCCGGCGCTGCTGGGCGGCAACCCGCGCGGGCAGTACCTGCTGGCGCTGGCGCTGCTGGCCCTGACGGCGGCGGTCAGTCTGGCGGTGCGGGTGGGCCGGTTGCACCACGCCTTCGCCGCCATCCGGCAGGGCGAGGAAACCGCGCGGGTGCTGGGCGTGTCCACCGTGCGCTACAAGCTGGCGGCCTTTTTCATCTCCAGCACGCTGGCGGCGCTGGCCGGGGTGCTGTACGCGGGCAAGACCTTTTTCATCAGCCCGCTGGATACCTTCAGCCTCGCCAACTCCATCGCGCCGCTGACCACCAGCATCTTCGGGGGGCTGTACACCACGCTGGGGCCGATCCTGGGCGCCACCGTGCTGCGCGTGGCCGAGGAGGCGCTGCACAACGTCGTCAAGAACGGCTACCTGGTGGTCTACGGGCTGGTGCTGATGCTGAGCATCCTGTGGCTGCCGCGCGGACTGATGGGCCTGTTCCGGCGCGGACGGCACGGGGGCGACGTATGA
- a CDS encoding branched-chain amino acid ABC transporter permease has product MDLFLQTLLNGLLQSGIYALVASGLALAVGVVGIVNFAHGEFLMIGAFMAWAASAFLGVDPLLSLPIVAVAVFGVGALTYRVSIRHVLLAPELNQMLLTFGLGILLQNLALMLLGGNTRTVTTPYQASSLNIGELSIGGPKAIAFGLAVVLLGALYFTLYRTVLGRQMRAVAQNRRGAQLIGIPVDRVYLIAFGVSCGLAAVAGVLVSVLLFASPTVGLVFALKAFAIIVMAGLGNLTGVLWASVILGLSEALVQTYVPGGGGWSDAVFFLMIFGTLVIRSFRRAA; this is encoded by the coding sequence ATGGACCTCTTTTTACAAACCCTTCTCAACGGCCTGCTGCAAAGCGGCATCTACGCACTGGTGGCCTCCGGGCTGGCGCTGGCGGTGGGCGTGGTGGGCATCGTCAACTTCGCGCACGGCGAGTTTCTGATGATCGGGGCCTTCATGGCCTGGGCCGCCAGCGCCTTTTTAGGGGTAGACCCGCTGCTGTCGCTGCCCATCGTGGCGGTGGCGGTGTTCGGCGTGGGCGCGCTGACCTACCGCGTCAGCATCCGGCACGTGCTGCTGGCCCCGGAACTCAACCAGATGCTGCTGACTTTCGGGCTGGGCATCCTGCTGCAAAACCTGGCGCTGATGCTGCTGGGCGGCAACACCCGCACCGTCACCACGCCGTACCAGGCCAGCAGCCTCAACATCGGAGAGCTGAGCATCGGCGGCCCCAAGGCCATCGCTTTCGGGCTGGCGGTGGTGCTGCTGGGCGCGCTGTACTTCACGCTGTACCGCACGGTGCTGGGCCGCCAGATGCGCGCGGTGGCGCAGAACCGCCGGGGCGCGCAACTGATCGGGATTCCCGTGGATCGCGTGTACCTGATCGCCTTCGGCGTGTCGTGCGGGCTGGCGGCGGTGGCCGGGGTGCTGGTCAGCGTGTTGCTGTTCGCCTCGCCCACCGTGGGGCTGGTCTTCGCGCTGAAAGCCTTTGCCATTATCGTGATGGCGGGCCTGGGCAACCTGACCGGCGTGCTGTGGGCCTCGGTGATCCTGGGCCTGTCGGAAGCGCTGGTGCAGACTTACGTGCCAGGGGGCGGCGGCTGGAGCGACGCGGTATTCTTCCTGATGATCTTCGGTACGCTGGTGATCCGCTCGTTCAGGCGGGCCGCATGA
- a CDS encoding alpha/beta fold hydrolase codes for MTLTSRTIQTSRLQTAVLERPATGEARRRLLLVHGNVSSGEFFRDLMDSLPGDIHAVAPDLRGYGDTEARPIDATRGLRDWADDVLALLDALEWEGAHLLGWSMGGGVVMQVALSAPERANSLTLVAPVSPYGFGGTHGENGTPNAPDFAGSGGGTVNAAFVPLIAAGDRSDTAGSPRDVMRKFYFNAAQFQPDPQKEEAWVTSMLKTRTGDGFYPGDMTPSDNWPNVAPGTAGVANAFSPKYMNLSAFAELTPPPPVLWVRGDADAIVGDASLFDLAQLGALGAVPGWPGAEVCPPQPMLLQTRTILKRGEANGGQWRELVLPGVGHSPFIEAPEEFRAALLEHLDRSPPSS; via the coding sequence ATGACACTCACCTCACGAACGATCCAGACTTCCCGCCTTCAAACCGCCGTACTGGAGCGGCCCGCGACAGGTGAGGCGCGGCGCCGACTGCTTCTCGTTCACGGCAATGTGTCGAGTGGCGAGTTCTTCCGTGACCTGATGGACAGCCTGCCTGGCGACATCCACGCCGTCGCCCCCGATCTGCGCGGCTACGGCGACACGGAGGCCAGGCCCATTGACGCCACACGCGGCCTGCGTGACTGGGCCGACGATGTGCTGGCCCTGCTGGACGCGCTGGAGTGGGAGGGCGCGCACCTGCTGGGCTGGAGCATGGGCGGCGGTGTGGTGATGCAAGTCGCACTGAGTGCGCCAGAGCGCGCCAATTCGCTGACGCTGGTGGCCCCGGTCAGTCCCTACGGCTTCGGCGGCACGCACGGAGAAAACGGCACACCCAACGCGCCGGATTTCGCGGGTTCGGGGGGCGGGACGGTCAATGCGGCCTTCGTCCCATTAATCGCCGCCGGAGACCGCTCGGACACGGCGGGCAGCCCGCGCGACGTGATGCGGAAGTTCTACTTCAACGCCGCGCAGTTTCAGCCTGACCCGCAGAAGGAAGAGGCGTGGGTCACGTCCATGCTCAAAACGCGCACCGGGGATGGCTTCTACCCCGGCGACATGACGCCAAGCGACAATTGGCCGAATGTCGCGCCAGGAACGGCTGGGGTGGCCAATGCCTTCAGTCCCAAATACATGAACCTGTCGGCGTTCGCGGAGCTGACCCCGCCGCCACCCGTGCTGTGGGTGCGCGGCGACGCCGACGCCATCGTGGGAGATGCCAGCCTGTTCGATCTGGCGCAGCTTGGGGCGCTGGGCGCGGTGCCCGGCTGGCCCGGCGCAGAGGTCTGTCCGCCTCAGCCGATGCTGCTTCAGACCCGGACAATATTGAAACGCGGCGAGGCCAACGGCGGGCAGTGGCGCGAGCTGGTGCTGCCCGGCGTGGGCCACTCGCCCTTCATTGAGGCGCCGGAGGAATTCAGGGCGGCGCTGCTGGAGCATTTAGACCGGAGCCCGCCTTCCTCTTAA